A DNA window from Maribellus comscasis contains the following coding sequences:
- a CDS encoding GNAT family N-acetyltransferase: MKDIIKPLPREAIYAELTPEKLMRKTNKGGNEIYIITHHDSPSIMHEIGRLREITFRDAGGGTGKDTDIDAYDTAEVPYRQLIVWDPDAREILGGYRYILGSEAARDENGEISMATSRLFYLSKEFINDYLPYTLELGRSFVQPAYQSSKAGAKALFALDNLWDGLGALTVDHPEIKYFFGKVTMYSHFHNEARNLIQYFFKKYFRDKENLVYPKKPVEFGYDADEMKKVFNGSDYKEDYKILIQTVRQYGENVPPLINAYMNLSPSMKTFGTAVNEKFGEVLETGIIVTIDDIYEVKRDRHIETYVKDKDNSQWPAPE; encoded by the coding sequence ATGAAAGATATAATAAAACCTCTTCCAAGAGAAGCCATCTACGCTGAACTCACCCCCGAAAAGCTTATGAGGAAAACGAATAAGGGTGGAAATGAAATATACATTATAACCCACCATGATTCGCCTTCAATCATGCATGAGATTGGCCGATTAAGAGAGATTACTTTCAGAGATGCAGGAGGAGGAACAGGTAAAGATACTGATATTGACGCATATGATACAGCAGAAGTTCCTTACAGACAATTAATTGTATGGGATCCGGATGCAAGAGAAATTTTAGGTGGTTACAGATACATTCTTGGTTCAGAAGCTGCGAGAGACGAAAACGGAGAAATATCAATGGCAACATCACGACTTTTCTATTTGTCCAAGGAATTTATCAACGATTATTTACCATATACACTGGAGTTGGGACGCTCGTTTGTGCAACCGGCCTATCAATCGAGCAAGGCAGGTGCCAAAGCCCTTTTTGCGCTTGATAATCTCTGGGATGGCCTGGGAGCGCTAACCGTGGATCATCCTGAAATAAAATATTTCTTTGGAAAAGTAACCATGTACTCTCATTTTCACAATGAAGCGAGAAACCTGATACAGTATTTTTTCAAAAAATATTTTAGAGATAAAGAAAACCTTGTATATCCGAAAAAACCTGTTGAATTTGGGTATGACGCAGATGAAATGAAAAAAGTATTCAATGGCTCGGACTACAAGGAAGATTACAAAATATTGATTCAGACAGTTCGTCAGTACGGAGAAAATGTACCTCCGCTCATCAATGCGTATATGAATCTTTCGCCCTCGATGAAAACTTTTGGAACAGCGGTAAACGAAAAATTTGGAGAAGTTTTGGAAACAGGGATAATTGTGACTATCGACGATATATACGAAGTAAAAAGAGACAGACATATAGAAACCTATGTAAAAGATAAGGACAACAGCCAATGGCCTGCGCCGGAATAA
- a CDS encoding 1-acyl-sn-glycerol-3-phosphate acyltransferase gives MEKPKINTFKPVNIREVFAEKSPKLAKLMPGFVYSYLTRILHIDFLNDFLKRTGHLKGIDFVDEAVKEFNIKEHIHGVENIPSSGRFIFASNHPLGGFDGMLLMKNVNKTLGDLKFLTNDILMNIPNLSPMFVPVNKHGGHSRDVARAMDETYRSNQQILIFPSGLASRKIKGKIIDLDWKKHFISKAIQYKRDVIPVFISGRNTNRFYRLAKLRKFFRIKWNLEMFFLPDETVKHRNTDIHIYFGQPVSYTLFNKTRTYKEWADYVKELVYKLPLQHST, from the coding sequence GTGGAAAAACCAAAAATAAATACATTTAAACCTGTGAATATCAGGGAAGTTTTTGCCGAAAAAAGTCCAAAACTGGCAAAATTAATGCCTGGTTTTGTTTACAGTTACCTTACCCGAATTTTACATATCGATTTTTTAAATGATTTTCTGAAAAGAACAGGACATCTAAAGGGAATTGATTTTGTTGACGAAGCGGTAAAAGAATTTAATATAAAGGAACATATCCACGGAGTGGAAAACATCCCCTCTTCCGGAAGATTTATATTTGCCAGCAATCATCCGCTTGGTGGTTTCGACGGAATGCTTTTAATGAAAAACGTCAACAAAACACTGGGCGATCTAAAATTTCTGACCAACGATATTTTAATGAATATTCCCAATCTCAGTCCTATGTTTGTACCTGTAAATAAACATGGGGGACACAGCCGTGATGTTGCCAGGGCGATGGATGAAACCTATCGCTCCAATCAGCAAATCCTGATTTTTCCATCAGGATTGGCTTCCCGCAAAATCAAAGGAAAGATTATCGATTTGGACTGGAAAAAACACTTTATTTCGAAAGCCATTCAATACAAAAGAGATGTGATTCCGGTATTTATTTCAGGCCGAAATACAAACCGCTTTTACAGGCTGGCCAAACTAAGAAAATTTTTTCGAATCAAATGGAATCTGGAAATGTTTTTTCTCCCTGACGAAACCGTAAAACACAGGAACACTGACATTCATATCTACTTTGGCCAACCTGTATCCTACACTTTATTCAATAAAACAAGAACATATAAGGAGTGGGCTGACTATGTTAAGGAACTGGTTTATAAACTTCCGCTTCAGCACAGTACCTGA
- a CDS encoding FtsL-like putative cell division protein, whose translation MEEKVKNNRKRGGMKSFIGGTVLTDERVTRQIPFLFFLAALGIMLITNRNWSERTIRQIEVLQDTLDELRSESITLSAKLMDASRPSEVFKKVENAGIGLKEPVTPPQKLIVKEE comes from the coding sequence ATGGAAGAAAAAGTAAAAAATAACAGAAAAAGAGGCGGAATGAAATCGTTTATCGGGGGCACTGTGCTAACCGACGAACGAGTTACGCGCCAAATTCCGTTTTTGTTTTTTCTTGCAGCATTGGGAATAATGTTGATTACCAACAGGAACTGGTCGGAACGGACCATCAGGCAAATTGAAGTTTTACAGGATACGCTGGATGAACTTCGTTCTGAGTCGATAACATTGTCGGCAAAACTAATGGATGCAAGTCGTCCGTCGGAAGTATTTAAAAAAGTGGAGAATGCGGGAATTGGTTTGAAAGAACCGGTAACACCGCCTCAAAAATTGATAGTAAAAGAGGAATAG
- a CDS encoding amidophosphoribosyltransferase, with amino-acid sequence MSEQIKHECGIALIRLLKPLSYYQEKYGTWKYGLNKLYLLMEKQHNRGQDGAGVVCVKNNLGPGTAYINRFRSVEQNPIKDIFDKVNKPLKKARRHNIDIDDSEWASENFPFAGELYLGHLRYGTFGKNSIDFVHPVTRQNNWRSRNLVLAGNFNLTNTDELFKVLIELGQHPKAYTDTVTALEKVGHFLDEENQLLFRKYKNEGYRNNDISPLIEKNLDIQNILERATKDWDGGYAIAGLIGHGDAFVVRDPWGIRPAYYYFDEEIAVVASERPVIQTVMDVHAREVNEIGPGEALIIKKDGWISKEMIRVPHKRKSCSFERIYFSRGSDKDIYQERKQLGRLLSPTILKAVDYDFENTVFSYIPNTSETAFYGMMEGVREYLVDWKIGEIQKKNGSLTNEDIKKIISFEPRMEKIAIKDVKLRTFIADDASRDDLVAHVYDVTYGVIKNDVDTLVIIDDSIVRGTTLRNSILRILDRLHPKKIIVVSSAPQIRYPDCYGIDMAQLDKFIAFNAAIELLKETGQEAIIDSVYKKCKEQENLSKEEMVNYVREIYKPFTAEQVSAKIAELLKPDDCGAEVEIVYQSIENLHKACPNDLGDWYFTGNYPTPGGNRVVNSSFIYFVEGKNERAY; translated from the coding sequence ATGAGTGAGCAAATTAAGCACGAATGTGGGATAGCCCTGATACGATTGTTAAAACCGTTATCCTACTACCAGGAAAAATATGGAACCTGGAAATACGGCCTAAATAAGCTATATCTTTTAATGGAAAAACAACACAACAGAGGGCAGGACGGTGCCGGAGTTGTTTGTGTGAAAAATAATCTGGGCCCCGGAACCGCGTACATAAATCGTTTCCGTTCTGTAGAGCAAAATCCGATAAAGGATATTTTCGACAAAGTAAATAAACCCCTAAAAAAAGCAAGAAGGCATAATATAGATATCGATGATTCGGAATGGGCATCTGAAAATTTTCCGTTTGCAGGTGAATTGTATTTGGGGCATTTGAGGTACGGTACTTTTGGAAAAAACAGCATTGATTTTGTACATCCTGTTACGCGACAAAATAATTGGAGATCGAGAAACCTTGTGCTGGCAGGTAATTTTAATTTAACCAATACCGATGAGCTTTTTAAAGTGTTAATCGAATTGGGGCAGCATCCGAAAGCGTATACCGATACAGTAACAGCTTTGGAAAAAGTTGGCCATTTTCTTGACGAAGAAAACCAGTTGTTGTTTCGCAAATACAAAAATGAAGGTTATCGTAACAACGACATCTCTCCGCTGATTGAAAAGAATCTCGACATTCAAAATATACTTGAAAGAGCAACAAAAGACTGGGATGGAGGCTATGCAATTGCCGGATTGATAGGGCACGGTGACGCATTTGTTGTTAGGGATCCCTGGGGAATTCGTCCTGCATATTATTATTTTGATGAAGAAATTGCAGTGGTTGCTTCCGAGCGGCCGGTCATTCAAACAGTAATGGACGTTCATGCACGCGAGGTGAACGAAATCGGACCGGGAGAAGCGCTAATAATCAAAAAGGACGGATGGATTAGTAAAGAAATGATTCGTGTTCCGCACAAAAGAAAATCATGTTCTTTTGAACGAATTTATTTTTCGCGTGGAAGCGATAAAGATATTTACCAGGAAAGAAAACAACTGGGACGTCTCCTTAGTCCAACGATTTTGAAGGCAGTAGATTACGATTTTGAAAATACAGTGTTTTCGTATATTCCGAATACCTCAGAAACAGCGTTTTACGGAATGATGGAAGGGGTTCGGGAATATTTGGTTGACTGGAAAATCGGAGAGATTCAAAAGAAAAACGGTTCACTAACAAACGAGGATATTAAAAAAATCATTTCGTTTGAGCCGAGAATGGAGAAAATCGCGATTAAAGATGTGAAACTCAGAACATTTATTGCAGACGATGCAAGCCGCGATGATTTGGTTGCCCATGTCTATGATGTCACTTATGGTGTAATCAAAAATGATGTTGACACCCTGGTAATCATCGACGATTCAATTGTTCGCGGTACAACTTTGAGAAATAGTATTTTACGAATCCTGGATCGTCTGCATCCCAAAAAGATAATTGTGGTTTCTTCGGCTCCGCAAATTCGATATCCCGATTGCTATGGTATCGACATGGCTCAGCTTGATAAATTTATTGCCTTTAATGCAGCCATTGAATTGTTAAAAGAAACAGGGCAGGAGGCGATAATCGACAGTGTTTACAAGAAATGCAAGGAACAGGAGAATTTATCGAAGGAAGAAATGGTAAATTATGTTCGCGAAATATACAAGCCTTTTACGGCGGAACAGGTTTCTGCAAAAATTGCTGAATTGTTAAAACCGGATGATTGCGGAGCGGAAGTGGAAATTGTTTATCAATCCATTGAGAACCTTCATAAAGCCTGTCCGAACGATTTAGGCGACTGGTACTTTACCGGAAATTATCCCACTCCGGGTGGAAACCGGGTTGTCAACTCCTCTTTTATTTATTTTGTTGAAGGAAAAAATGAGAGGGCATATTAA
- the rsmH gene encoding 16S rRNA (cytosine(1402)-N(4))-methyltransferase RsmH, with protein MLQHYHIPVLPEQSISGLNIRPGDDVVDATFGGGGHSRLILQALRTGRLFAFDQDEDAAGNVFKDKRLFFIRHNFRYLKNFLRFYEVESVDSVFADLGVSSHDFDIPERGFSFRFEGELDMRMNQDATKNAALVVNEYSEEQLLSVFRLYGEIKNAPRLVAGIVKERNLGKITTTTQLKEVAVKCAPKATENKYLAQVFQALRIEVNDEMDALKEFLVASLDVLRKGGRLVVITYHSLEDRLCKNFIKAGNFEGKVEKDFYGNVSSPFRMVNRKVITPDEKEMESNTRSRSAKLRIAEKI; from the coding sequence ATGTTGCAGCATTACCACATACCGGTATTACCAGAGCAAAGTATTTCAGGGCTGAATATCCGTCCGGGTGATGATGTTGTTGATGCTACTTTTGGCGGAGGTGGCCACTCCCGGTTAATTCTTCAGGCATTGCGTACGGGTAGGCTTTTTGCCTTTGATCAGGATGAAGATGCGGCCGGGAATGTTTTTAAAGACAAAAGGCTTTTTTTTATTCGCCATAACTTCAGGTACCTGAAAAATTTTCTTCGGTTTTATGAGGTTGAAAGTGTTGATTCGGTTTTTGCTGACCTTGGTGTTTCTTCACATGATTTTGACATTCCTGAACGCGGATTTTCGTTTCGTTTTGAGGGCGAACTGGATATGAGGATGAATCAGGACGCTACAAAGAATGCTGCATTAGTTGTAAACGAGTATTCAGAAGAACAATTGCTTTCTGTTTTTAGGTTATATGGTGAAATAAAAAATGCCCCGCGTCTGGTTGCCGGGATTGTCAAAGAACGCAACTTGGGAAAAATAACAACAACTACGCAGCTCAAAGAAGTGGCCGTTAAATGTGCACCAAAAGCAACTGAGAATAAATATTTAGCGCAGGTTTTTCAGGCTTTGCGAATAGAAGTAAATGACGAAATGGACGCTTTAAAAGAATTTTTGGTCGCATCGCTTGACGTGCTGAGGAAAGGTGGAAGACTGGTGGTAATAACTTATCACAGTCTTGAAGACCGCCTCTGTAAAAACTTTATAAAAGCGGGAAATTTTGAAGGGAAAGTAGAGAAGGATTTTTACGGAAACGTTAGTTCTCCGTTTCGAATGGTAAACCGAAAGGTAATTACTCCTGACGAAAAGGAAATGGAAAGTAACACGCGCTCTCGGAGTGCGAAATTGAGGATAGCAGAGAAGATTTAA
- a CDS encoding YebC/PmpR family DNA-binding transcriptional regulator yields MSGHSKWSTIKRKKGAADAKRSKMFSKLSKEITVAAKLGGSDEDSNSRLRQAVQNAKGQNMSKDVIERAISKADKDASDFEEVAFEGYGPGGIAIFVECLTDNNNRSVASVRSAFSKHGGSLGTNGSLSFLFDRKGIFVVQNTGNMDLEDFELEIIDAGAEELEEDNNLIMITTALEDFGNVSKKLEELGVETESQDLQRIPNNTTELNLDDALKVMRLIEKLEDDDDVQNVYHNLEITSELEEALSES; encoded by the coding sequence ATGTCAGGTCACAGCAAATGGTCAACGATAAAGCGTAAAAAGGGAGCGGCTGATGCCAAGCGCTCAAAAATGTTTTCGAAACTTTCTAAAGAGATTACAGTAGCTGCCAAGTTGGGTGGTTCTGACGAGGATTCTAATTCGCGGTTACGCCAGGCAGTTCAAAATGCCAAAGGGCAAAATATGTCGAAAGATGTTATTGAACGGGCTATAAGCAAGGCAGATAAAGACGCATCGGATTTTGAAGAAGTTGCATTTGAGGGGTATGGCCCCGGAGGAATTGCAATTTTTGTTGAGTGCCTTACCGATAATAATAACCGGTCGGTTGCAAGCGTGCGTTCTGCATTTTCCAAACATGGAGGAAGTTTGGGAACAAACGGTTCGCTTAGTTTCCTGTTTGATCGGAAAGGAATATTTGTTGTTCAAAATACGGGGAACATGGACCTGGAAGATTTTGAGCTGGAAATTATCGACGCCGGAGCGGAAGAGCTGGAAGAAGATAATAATTTAATAATGATCACCACTGCGCTGGAAGATTTTGGTAACGTTTCAAAAAAGCTGGAGGAACTTGGTGTGGAAACGGAGAGTCAGGATTTGCAGCGAATTCCAAACAATACAACAGAATTAAATCTTGACGATGCGCTGAAAGTTATGCGTTTAATAGAGAAACTCGAAGATGACGATGACGTTCAAAACGTGTATCATAACCTTGAAATAACTTCAGAACTGGAAGAAGCGTTAAGCGAATCTTAA
- a CDS encoding SPOR domain-containing protein, which produces MRRLFLSVLILFFVQTLFAQESEIALEEEQAEIKTPAILQGLNVERDERLDKMLNWHIENNKNRNGIDGYRVEIFFSSDMNAKEKAFDKKVEFLSKYPDYNVHVKFVAPNFRVRVGDFRTKNEAWKLYERIKDDYRAAFVVKDKINFPVLKPIDYE; this is translated from the coding sequence ATGAGACGACTTTTTCTATCTGTTCTAATATTGTTTTTTGTTCAAACGCTGTTTGCCCAGGAAAGTGAAATAGCGCTGGAAGAAGAACAAGCTGAAATAAAAACTCCTGCCATTTTACAAGGTCTAAATGTTGAGCGCGATGAACGCCTTGACAAAATGCTTAACTGGCACATTGAAAACAACAAAAACCGGAATGGGATAGATGGTTACAGAGTTGAAATATTCTTTAGTTCCGATATGAATGCCAAAGAAAAGGCATTTGATAAAAAGGTGGAATTTTTATCAAAATACCCGGATTACAACGTGCATGTTAAATTTGTAGCCCCAAATTTTAGAGTTCGGGTAGGTGATTTTAGAACAAAAAATGAAGCATGGAAGCTGTACGAAAGAATAAAAGATGATTATCGTGCAGCTTTTGTTGTTAAAGACAAAATTAATTTTCCGGTGTTGAAGCCAATAGATTATGAGTGA
- a CDS encoding division/cell wall cluster transcriptional repressor MraZ — protein MAIFVGKHSAKVDDKGRLVLPAAFKKAVGEMKLEFVIVEKNRLNNCLDIHTEETWTENVKSFKKKLNPLNPLHDKLLQVYFQNFTRIAVAVNGRINIPSDFMEFAKLEKEVRFVGMFTSIRLNAVGDTKESEMSNEEYLSLLGSIGNVGGDED, from the coding sequence ATGGCAATTTTTGTTGGAAAACATAGCGCAAAAGTAGATGACAAGGGGAGGTTGGTACTTCCTGCTGCATTCAAAAAGGCTGTGGGCGAGATGAAGCTTGAATTTGTCATTGTTGAAAAAAACAGGTTGAATAATTGCCTGGATATTCACACGGAAGAAACATGGACCGAAAATGTAAAAAGTTTCAAAAAGAAACTCAATCCACTCAATCCGCTGCACGATAAGTTGTTGCAGGTCTATTTTCAGAATTTTACAAGGATTGCAGTGGCTGTAAACGGAAGAATTAATATCCCGTCGGATTTTATGGAGTTTGCCAAACTCGAGAAAGAAGTGCGATTTGTAGGGATGTTTACATCTATTCGTTTGAATGCGGTCGGCGATACAAAAGAGTCAGAGATGTCCAATGAGGAATATCTGAGTTTGCTGGGTTCGATAGGAAATGTAGGTGGAGATGAAGATTAA
- a CDS encoding penicillin-binding protein yields MGIRRSIISRIAIVYFVLLLFGVVVVFKMISVQQIKNERWEKIAKNLSENTVIVEPNRGNICADDGSVLATSVPGYYVRIDLAAEGVKRVYANESDSLAYFLSRFFGDASRQEYNRRLNEAYRSGNRGFMLTPRKIDYTELQELKKFPILRRGRFGGGMIVEQENKRITPLGILAYRTIGGLNKGAYGGVHGNIGYTGLEGAYEQYLKGEEGISYKQNLSGRWVTRTEIEPRDGMDVITTINVKLQDIAESALYKQLKITDADWGTTILMEVETGEIKAVANLGLENGDYYENYNYALGHAGCYEPGSTFKLVSLMAALEDGVVDTSDVFDTGNGTWRNNGRTITDTHGYGKLTVKQIFEKSSNVGTAMVITSRYSSRPRDYVDRVFGFGINKPIGLEVKGEGQPYFKYPGDADWWGTTLGSMAYGYDSKMTPLQILNFYNAVANDGKMVKPHLVKEIRDKGALVKQFKTEIINPMIASKETIGKAQAMLKGVCLYGTGRTVTSEYFDVAGKTGTARVATGNTGYSGLYLASFAGYFPADNPKYSMIVTFNNPRNGYYGASIAGPVFKEIAEKVYASQILMENVPGDNSDEEIQLPDVKKGKSEYILRIAKELELKNVRGLPETELASVTREGGEIVLGDDNITPGIVPDVRGMGVSNAIFLLENAGLHVKIKGVGKVTLQSLNPGEKCRPGQTVYLTLS; encoded by the coding sequence ATGGGTATTCGAAGATCTATCATATCACGAATAGCGATCGTTTATTTCGTACTGCTTCTCTTTGGCGTAGTAGTCGTTTTTAAAATGATTTCCGTTCAACAAATTAAAAATGAACGTTGGGAAAAGATTGCCAAAAATTTAAGTGAAAATACGGTAATTGTTGAACCCAATCGTGGAAATATTTGTGCTGACGACGGAAGTGTTTTGGCCACCTCTGTTCCCGGATATTATGTTCGAATAGACTTAGCTGCAGAGGGGGTAAAAAGAGTGTATGCAAATGAAAGTGACTCGCTTGCCTATTTTCTTTCCAGGTTTTTTGGCGATGCTTCCCGGCAGGAATACAACCGGCGGCTAAACGAAGCATATCGTAGCGGGAATCGTGGTTTTATGCTTACTCCCCGTAAAATTGATTATACAGAACTTCAGGAGCTTAAGAAATTTCCCATTCTGCGCCGTGGCCGTTTTGGAGGCGGAATGATTGTCGAACAGGAAAATAAAAGAATAACTCCACTTGGTATTCTGGCTTACCGAACGATTGGCGGATTAAATAAGGGCGCTTATGGTGGTGTGCACGGAAATATCGGTTATACCGGTTTAGAAGGTGCCTATGAGCAATATTTAAAAGGAGAAGAAGGGATTAGTTATAAGCAGAATTTGTCGGGAAGGTGGGTGACTCGCACTGAAATTGAACCGCGCGACGGAATGGATGTGATTACTACTATTAATGTAAAACTTCAGGATATTGCAGAAAGTGCTTTGTATAAGCAATTGAAAATAACAGATGCAGATTGGGGAACAACCATTCTGATGGAAGTAGAAACCGGCGAAATAAAGGCGGTTGCAAACTTAGGGCTCGAAAATGGCGATTATTACGAAAATTACAATTATGCGCTTGGGCATGCAGGTTGTTACGAGCCAGGCTCTACTTTTAAACTCGTCTCTCTGATGGCTGCATTGGAGGATGGCGTCGTTGATACGAGCGATGTTTTTGATACGGGAAACGGAACATGGCGAAATAACGGGAGGACAATTACCGATACTCATGGTTACGGAAAACTAACAGTAAAGCAGATTTTTGAAAAATCGTCCAATGTGGGAACTGCAATGGTTATTACTTCAAGGTACAGTAGCAGACCACGCGATTATGTCGACAGGGTTTTTGGTTTTGGTATCAATAAGCCAATCGGTTTGGAAGTGAAGGGCGAAGGACAGCCTTATTTTAAATATCCGGGTGACGCCGACTGGTGGGGAACAACACTGGGGAGTATGGCGTATGGTTACGATTCAAAGATGACGCCGCTTCAGATACTGAATTTTTACAATGCAGTTGCCAACGATGGGAAAATGGTAAAGCCACATCTTGTAAAAGAAATTCGTGATAAAGGTGCTTTGGTAAAACAGTTTAAGACCGAAATTATTAATCCAATGATTGCTTCAAAAGAAACCATTGGTAAAGCTCAGGCTATGTTAAAGGGTGTTTGTTTGTACGGTACCGGTCGCACCGTAACCAGCGAGTATTTTGATGTGGCAGGGAAAACCGGAACAGCCAGGGTGGCAACAGGAAATACAGGTTACAGCGGTTTGTATTTGGCTTCTTTTGCCGGGTACTTTCCGGCAGATAATCCAAAATATTCTATGATTGTGACTTTTAATAATCCGCGTAACGGGTACTACGGAGCTTCTATTGCAGGTCCGGTATTTAAGGAAATTGCAGAAAAAGTTTATGCATCTCAGATTTTAATGGAAAATGTTCCCGGTGATAATTCTGATGAGGAGATTCAGCTTCCGGATGTAAAAAAGGGAAAATCGGAATACATTTTACGCATTGCAAAGGAGTTGGAGTTGAAAAATGTAAGAGGGCTACCTGAAACAGAGCTGGCTTCGGTAACAAGAGAAGGCGGTGAAATAGTTTTAGGCGATGACAATATAACACCGGGGATTGTACCCGATGTTCGTGGAATGGGAGTTAGTAATGCTATTTTTTTATTGGAAAATGCAGGACTGCACGTGAAAATTAAAGGCGTCGGAAAAGTAACGTTGCAGTCGTTAAATCCGGGAGAAAAATGCAGACCCGGGCAAACGGTTTATCTCACATTAAGTTGA
- a CDS encoding NUDIX hydrolase, with translation MKFYEKHPKILLAVDSIIFGFNENERELKLLILKRNFEPAKGNWSLMGGFVAPEESIDGAAERIVKELTGLENVYMEQLFAFGGLTRDPGGRIVSVAYFSLIKLNDYDRELAKKHGAYWISLSELPDLIFDHNEMVTKALRKLRIRARTQPIGFELLPEKFTIPQLQGLYEAIYQTPFDKRNFRRKLLSMNLLEKLDEKEKETSKKGAFYYKFNQEKYEELLLKGFNFEI, from the coding sequence ATGAAATTCTACGAAAAGCATCCAAAAATACTTTTAGCCGTCGACTCTATTATTTTTGGTTTTAATGAAAATGAAAGAGAGCTAAAACTACTTATTCTTAAACGTAATTTTGAACCTGCTAAAGGCAACTGGTCGTTAATGGGTGGATTTGTTGCTCCTGAGGAAAGCATTGATGGTGCAGCCGAAAGGATTGTAAAAGAACTTACCGGGCTGGAAAATGTCTACATGGAACAACTTTTTGCATTTGGCGGCTTAACCCGCGACCCAGGAGGCAGAATCGTTTCTGTAGCTTATTTTTCGCTGATTAAACTTAACGATTACGACAGGGAGCTGGCGAAAAAACATGGTGCTTACTGGATTTCACTTTCCGAACTTCCGGATTTAATATTTGACCACAATGAAATGGTAACAAAAGCACTCCGAAAATTAAGAATAAGAGCCCGCACACAACCTATTGGCTTTGAGCTTTTACCTGAAAAGTTTACGATTCCCCAGCTGCAGGGTTTATACGAAGCAATCTACCAAACTCCTTTTGACAAACGTAACTTCAGAAGAAAACTTCTTTCAATGAATTTGCTTGAAAAACTGGACGAAAAAGAAAAGGAAACCTCAAAAAAAGGAGCCTTTTACTATAAATTCAACCAGGAAAAGTATGAAGAACTTCTTTTGAAAGGATTTAATTTTGAGATTTAG
- a CDS encoding sulfite exporter TauE/SafE family protein: MNELYLLYVTAASLGFFHTLLGPDHYVPFIVLSKARNWSRSKTLWITFVSGLGHVSSSVVLGFIGIALGISVSKLESIEAFRGEIVGWLLFAFGLIYFFYGLFRHLKRRGHHHHFFNFLLPRRIRRMHHLSDSEDDVDKNEKSNVTFWMLFLIFVFGPCEVLIPMLIFPAAEHSSVGVATVAIIFGLATIVTMLGIVYLGYKGARFLNFKDKGEYVHIAAGLVIAFLGTSILFLGW; encoded by the coding sequence ATGAACGAACTCTATTTATTATATGTTACGGCTGCATCTTTGGGATTCTTTCATACGCTTTTAGGTCCCGATCACTATGTGCCATTTATCGTGTTAAGTAAAGCCAGAAACTGGTCGCGCTCCAAAACGCTTTGGATAACTTTTGTTTCCGGACTCGGTCATGTGAGTAGTTCAGTGGTTTTAGGTTTTATTGGGATTGCCCTGGGGATTAGCGTCAGCAAACTGGAATCAATAGAAGCTTTCCGGGGGGAAATCGTCGGATGGTTACTTTTTGCATTTGGGCTCATTTATTTCTTTTATGGTCTGTTTCGTCATTTAAAAAGAAGAGGTCATCATCACCATTTTTTTAATTTTTTACTTCCCCGGCGAATTCGAAGAATGCATCATTTAAGCGACAGTGAAGACGACGTGGATAAGAACGAAAAATCAAATGTAACCTTTTGGATGCTTTTCCTCATTTTTGTTTTTGGTCCGTGCGAAGTGCTTATTCCAATGCTTATTTTTCCGGCTGCTGAACATAGTTCTGTAGGGGTTGCAACAGTCGCCATTATTTTTGGATTGGCTACTATAGTTACCATGCTGGGCATTGTTTATCTGGGCTACAAGGGAGCCAGGTTTTTAAATTTTAAAGACAAAGGAGAATATGTGCACATTGCGGCTGGTTTGGTAATTGCGTTTTTAGGAACAAGTATTTTATTTTTAGGATGGTGA